A single region of the Parambassis ranga unplaced genomic scaffold, fParRan2.1 scaffold_84_arrow_ctg1, whole genome shotgun sequence genome encodes:
- the reep6 gene encoding receptor expression-enhancing protein 6 translates to MGLLDVLSSIRERAEKFLNEKNVVTDFLGKVEEKTGIKKKILAGGAVSLTGLYLVYGYGASLLCNLIGFVYPAYYSIKAIESASKEDDTKWLTYWVVYGVFSLGEFFSDIFLYWFPFYYAFKCLFLLWCMAPMSWNGSQIIYNKVVRPVFLRHEATVDNMVSDLSGRAMSAAENLTREVLSTLVKNKSLVSPMPPVAQSEAKSLPSSSGEASGVKVSPPPSEDQKVRKGS, encoded by the exons ATGGGCCTGCTGGACGTCCTGTCCTCCATCAGAGAGCGAGCGGAGAAGTTTCTGAACGAGAAGAACGTGGTGACGGATTTTCTGggaaaggtggaggagaaaacTGGGATCAAGAAGAAGATCCTGGCCGGCG GTGCCGTCTCACTGACCGGACTCTACCTGGTGTATGGATATGgtgcctccctcctctgcaaCCTGATTGGTTTCGTCTATCCAGCGTATTACTC AATCAAAGCCATCGAAAGCGCCAGCAAAGAGGAcgacacaaaatggctgacgTACTGGGTGGTGTACGGCGTCTTCAGTCTGGGCGAGTTCTTCTCTGACATCTTCCTGTACTGGTTCCCTTTTTACTACGCCTTTAAG TGTCTCTTCCTGCTGTGGTGCATGGCCCCCATGTCGTGGAACGGCTCCCAGATCATCTACAACAAGGTGGTGCGGCCCGTCTTCCTCCGCCACGAGGCCACGGTGGACAACATGGTGAGCGACCTGAGCGGGAGGGCCATGAGCGCCGCCGAGAACCTGACCAGAGAAG ttctGTCCACTCTGGTGAAGAATAAGTCTCTGGTGTCTCCGATGCCTCCAGTCGCTCAGTCTGAAGCGAAGAGTTTACCGAGCTCATCAGGGGAAGCGTCGGGGGTTAAAGTGTCGCCGCCGCCGAGCGAAGACCAAAAAGTACGTAAAGGCAGCTGA
- the LOC114431499 gene encoding tetraspanin-33 isoform X2 yields MRGYRGVKYTLFIFCYFLWVVSAVLIVVGIYAKVAKEKDVVDTLTVDPALLLIIVGSVMFLITFLGCFGALRNATCLLKTFLAFLAVILLLQTAAGVVGYLFTDMVMERTEKLMMKAIVRYREDQDLENAIDFIQKKFQCCGVEDYKDWSHNIYFQCLDTNPSLEACGVPFSCCIHLQNQTVLNTMCGYGMQQLGEPLARQNIFTIGCLEKIIWWAKNNLLLVAGLSGGLLLLEVCMMSLAAAQISWIRKVQRQKKEPAAVKSGRKDSLWYPAFADFDDD; encoded by the exons atgAGAGGATACCGGGGCGTCAAGTACACTTTATTCATCTTCTGCTACTTCCTGTGG GTGGTGAGCGCCGTCCTCATCGTGGTGGGGATCTACGCCAAGGTCGCCAAAGAGAAAG atgtggtAGACACTCTGACGGTGGACCCGGCTCTGCTGCTGATCATCGTGGGCTCGGTGATGTTCCTCATCACGTTCCTCGGCTGCTTCGGCGCGCTGCGTAACGCCACCTGCCTGCTAAAGACG TTCCTGGCCTTCCTGGCggtcatcctcctcctgcagactgCAGCCGGAGTCGTGGGGTATCTCTTCACTGACATG GTGATGGAGAGGACGGAGAAGCTGATGATGAAGGCCATCGTGCGGTACAGGGAGGACCAGGACCTGGAGAACGCCATCGACTTCATCCAGAAGAAG TTCCAGTGCTGCGGGGTGGAGGACTACAAGGACTGGTCCCACAACATCTACTTTCAGTGTTTGGACACTAACCCCAGCCTGGAGGCCTGCGGGGTTCCTTTCTCCTGCTGCATCCACCTGCAGAACCAG acCGTCCTGAACACCATGTGTGGTTACGGGATGCAGCAGCTGGGGGAGCCCCTGGCCCGTCAGAACATCTTCACCATCGGCTGCCTGGAGAAGATCATCTGGTGGGCCAAGAACAACCTGCTGCTGGTGGCGGGGCTGAGCggcggcctgctgctgctggag GTCTGCATGATGTctctggctgcagctcagatCTCCTGGATCAGAAAAGTCCAGCGACAGAAGAAAGAGCCGGCAGCTGTGAAGTCAGGGAGGAAGGACAGCTTGTGGTATCCTGCGTTTGCAGACTTTGACGATGACtaa
- the LOC114431499 gene encoding tetraspanin-33 isoform X1 has product MRGYRGVKYTLFIFCYFLWVVSAVLIVVGIYAKVAKEKDVVDTLTVDPALLLIIVGSVMFLITFLGCFGALRNATCLLKTFLAFLAVILLLQTAAGVVGYLFTDMVMERTEKLMMKAIVRYREDQDLENAIDFIQKKFQCCGVEDYKDWSHNIYFQCLDTNPSLEACGVPFSCCIHLQNQTVLNTMCGYGMQQLGEPLARQNIFTIGCLEKIIWWAKNNLLLVAGLSGGLLLLEQVCMMSLAAAQISWIRKVQRQKKEPAAVKSGRKDSLWYPAFADFDDD; this is encoded by the exons atgAGAGGATACCGGGGCGTCAAGTACACTTTATTCATCTTCTGCTACTTCCTGTGG GTGGTGAGCGCCGTCCTCATCGTGGTGGGGATCTACGCCAAGGTCGCCAAAGAGAAAG atgtggtAGACACTCTGACGGTGGACCCGGCTCTGCTGCTGATCATCGTGGGCTCGGTGATGTTCCTCATCACGTTCCTCGGCTGCTTCGGCGCGCTGCGTAACGCCACCTGCCTGCTAAAGACG TTCCTGGCCTTCCTGGCggtcatcctcctcctgcagactgCAGCCGGAGTCGTGGGGTATCTCTTCACTGACATG GTGATGGAGAGGACGGAGAAGCTGATGATGAAGGCCATCGTGCGGTACAGGGAGGACCAGGACCTGGAGAACGCCATCGACTTCATCCAGAAGAAG TTCCAGTGCTGCGGGGTGGAGGACTACAAGGACTGGTCCCACAACATCTACTTTCAGTGTTTGGACACTAACCCCAGCCTGGAGGCCTGCGGGGTTCCTTTCTCCTGCTGCATCCACCTGCAGAACCAG acCGTCCTGAACACCATGTGTGGTTACGGGATGCAGCAGCTGGGGGAGCCCCTGGCCCGTCAGAACATCTTCACCATCGGCTGCCTGGAGAAGATCATCTGGTGGGCCAAGAACAACCTGCTGCTGGTGGCGGGGCTGAGCggcggcctgctgctgctggag CAGGTCTGCATGATGTctctggctgcagctcagatCTCCTGGATCAGAAAAGTCCAGCGACAGAAGAAAGAGCCGGCAGCTGTGAAGTCAGGGAGGAAGGACAGCTTGTGGTATCCTGCGTTTGCAGACTTTGACGATGACtaa